The sequence CTTCCCGTGGTCCGGCGACCCGGTCGGCGACGACCGCGACCGGGCCACGATCGAGACCGAGCTGACCCGGCTGGGCGCCGCGCTGGACACGCTCGCGGCCGGGCCCGGCGTCGACCGGATCGCCGTCGTCGGCCACGACTACGGGGCCATGTACGGCGCGGTCCTGGCCGCCCGCGACCCCCGCGTCCGGGCCCTGGCCGCGCTGGCCCCGGACGCGAGCTGGTCGACCTGGTTCCAGGCGTTCTGGCTGACGCTGCCCGACCCGGACCCGTACGCGGCCCTGTTCGCGGACCTGGAGCCGGTGGACGCGGTCGGCCGGGTGGCCGCCGACCGGCCGGTGCTGCTGCAGTTCGCCGACGACGACTTCTACGTCCCGGAGGCGGTCCGGGACCGGTTCCGGGAGGCCGCGCCGACCGCCACCACGACCGTCCACCCCAAGGCCGGCCATCGTCTCGACCTGGCCGCCCTGACCGTACGGACGCGGTGGCTCGCCGAGGTGCTGCGACTGCCTTGAGCGTTTGGCACTCGTCGGTCTAGAGTGCCAACCGAGAGCCGCCGTACCGATCCGGCACCCGCGACGACGGGTCGGCGGGCCGCTCCGTCCACTGAACCCACATACGAACCCCAGCTTCAGGAGGGGGAGTCAGCTCGTGACGACCGCCACCAAGGTCAACATCAAGCCGCTCGAGGACCGGATCGTGGTCCAGGCCAACGAGGCGGAGACCACCACCGCTTCCGGCCTCGTCATCCCGGACACCGCCAAGGAGAAGCCGCAGGAGGGCACCGTCATCGCGGTCGGCCCCGGCCGCTTCGACGACAAGGGTGACAAGCGCATCCCGCTCGACGTCGCCGTCGGCGACGTGGTGCTCTACTCGAAGTACGGCGGCACCGAGATCAAGTACTCGGGCGAGGACTACCTGATCCTCTCCGCCCGCGACGTCCTCGCCGTCGTCGAGCGCTGACGCCCGACCTGAGACACACCCAACCGCCCCGGGGCCAGCAGGACGGCCCCGGGGCGGTGGTGGAGTGAGGACGCACGATGCCCAAGATCATTTCTCATGCCGATGCCACCCGTAAGTCGCTCGAGGCCGGCGTCAACCGTCTTGCCAACACGGTGAAGATCACGCTCGGCCCGCGCGGCCGCAACGTGGTGCTGGACAAGAAGTTCGGGGCGCCGACGATCACCAACGACGGCGTCACGATCGCCCGTGAGATCGAGCTGAGCGACCCGTACGAGAACCTGGGCGCCCAGCTGGCCAAGAACGTCGCCACCAAGACCAACGACGTGGCCGGCGACGGCACCACGACGGCCACCGTGCTCGCGCAGGCGCTGGTCCACGAGGGCATGCGCAACGTGGCCGCCGGCGCCAACCCGATGTCGCTCAAGCGCGGCATGGACCTCGCCACCGAGGCGGTCAGCAAGTACCTGACCGCGATCGCCGCCGACGTGGACACCGAGGAGGCGATCTCGCACGTCGCGACCGTCTCCGGTCAGGACGCCACCATCGGCGCGATGATCGGCAAGGCCGTGACCCGGATCGGCCGCAAGGGCGTGATCACGGTCGAGGAGTCCAACTCGATGACCACCGAGCTGGTGTTCACCGAGGGGATGCAGTTCGACAAGGGCTACATCTCGCCGTACTTCGTGACCGACCAGGAGAGCATGGAGGCCGTCTTCGACGAGTGCTTCGTGCTCATCACTCCCCAGAAGATCAGCAGCCTGTCCGACCTGCTCCCGTTGCTGGAGAAGGTCATCGAGCAGTCCAAGCCGCTGCTGATCATCGCCGAGGACGTCGAGGGCGAGGCGCTGTCCACGTTGGTGGTCAACGCGATCCGCAAGACGTTCCCGGCGGTCGCGGTGAAGGCGCCGTTCTTCGGCGACCGGCGCAAGGAGTTCCTGCAGGACCTGGCGATCATCACCGGTGGTCA comes from Mycobacteriales bacterium and encodes:
- the groES gene encoding co-chaperone GroES, coding for MTTATKVNIKPLEDRIVVQANEAETTTASGLVIPDTAKEKPQEGTVIAVGPGRFDDKGDKRIPLDVAVGDVVLYSKYGGTEIKYSGEDYLILSARDVLAVVER
- the groL gene encoding chaperonin GroEL (60 kDa chaperone family; promotes refolding of misfolded polypeptides especially under stressful conditions; forms two stacked rings of heptamers to form a barrel-shaped 14mer; ends can be capped by GroES; misfolded proteins enter the barrel where they are refolded when GroES binds), which encodes MPKIISHADATRKSLEAGVNRLANTVKITLGPRGRNVVLDKKFGAPTITNDGVTIAREIELSDPYENLGAQLAKNVATKTNDVAGDGTTTATVLAQALVHEGMRNVAAGANPMSLKRGMDLATEAVSKYLTAIAADVDTEEAISHVATVSGQDATIGAMIGKAVTRIGRKGVITVEESNSMTTELVFTEGMQFDKGYISPYFVTDQESMEAVFDECFVLITPQKISSLSDLLPLLEKVIEQSKPLLIIAEDVEGEALSTLVVNAIRKTFPAVAVKAPFFGDRRKEFLQDLAIITGGQVVAPEVGLKLDEVGLEVLGRVRRATITKDGTTLIDGFGNPNAINDRIRQIEREIEDTDSDWDREKLQERLAKLGNGVAVIKVGAATEVELKERKHRVEDAISATRAAVEEGILPGGGSALVHAAAALDDLMLDGDEKTGAAIVRRALDEPLRQIARNAGFEGSIVVSKVRDLAIGQGFDAAVGDYGDLAERGIVDPVKVTKAALINAVSIATMVLTTEGAVVDKPDVPVQAGEYDGGHGHSHGGPSHSH